The Eriocheir sinensis breed Jianghai 21 unplaced genomic scaffold, ASM2467909v1 Scaffold676, whole genome shotgun sequence genome includes a window with the following:
- the LOC126993790 gene encoding uncharacterized protein LOC126993790 isoform X1, with amino-acid sequence MHLPLHRLQQTLEVPRQLRLPHEEVPREQRCGGCRPVVCSASALPDLPRPPHSEHRAGGSFGRHAGGGREVMKPLPDSAPGCGSLLSPAHFSKQGTDSLVLLSEMRKIQVYPPPNTSHQAPPAGEIIVEVLEDTDAEYQYIILVEDAAVAHFTMTDTAATWNTSGRQCKCSLSVL; translated from the exons ATGCACCTACCACTGCACCGCCTGCAACAAACACTGGAAGTTCCACGCCAGCTACGCCTACCACatgaagaag TTCCACGGGAGCAGCGGTGTGGCGGGTGCCGGCCGGTGGTGTGCTCTGCGTCAGCACTCCCTGACCTGCCGCGTCCACCACACTCAGAG CACAGGGCAGGAGGCAGCTTTGGAAGACATGCAGGGGGTGGCAGGGAGGTCATGAAGCCACTCCCTGACAGTGCACCAG GTTGTGGCTCCCTGCTCAGCCCTGCCCACTTCAGCAAGCAAGGAACTGACAGCCTTGTCCTGCTGTCAGAGATGAGGAAGATTCAAGTGTACCCACCTCCAAACACCTCCCACCAGGCGCCTCCTGCAGGGGAGATCATTGTGGAGGTGTTGGAGGACACGGATGCAGAGTACCAGTACATCATCTTGGTGGAGGACGCTGCCGTGGCCCACTTCACCATGACGGACACTGCTGCCACATGGAACACCTCAGGCCGCCAGTGTAAGTGTTCTCTGTCAGTGTTgtag
- the LOC126993790 gene encoding uncharacterized protein LOC126993790 isoform X2 encodes MHLPLHRLQQTLEVPRQLRLPHEEVPREQRCGGCRPVVCSASALPDLPRPPHSEHRAGGSFGRHAGGGREVMKPLPDSAPGCGSLLSPAHFSKQGTDSLVLLSEMRKIQVYPPPNTSHQAPPAGEIIVEVLEDTDAEYQYIILVEDAAVAHFTMTDTAATWNTSGRQ; translated from the exons ATGCACCTACCACTGCACCGCCTGCAACAAACACTGGAAGTTCCACGCCAGCTACGCCTACCACatgaagaag TTCCACGGGAGCAGCGGTGTGGCGGGTGCCGGCCGGTGGTGTGCTCTGCGTCAGCACTCCCTGACCTGCCGCGTCCACCACACTCAGAG CACAGGGCAGGAGGCAGCTTTGGAAGACATGCAGGGGGTGGCAGGGAGGTCATGAAGCCACTCCCTGACAGTGCACCAG GTTGTGGCTCCCTGCTCAGCCCTGCCCACTTCAGCAAGCAAGGAACTGACAGCCTTGTCCTGCTGTCAGAGATGAGGAAGATTCAAGTGTACCCACCTCCAAACACCTCCCACCAGGCGCCTCCTGCAGGGGAGATCATTGTGGAGGTGTTGGAGGACACGGATGCAGAGTACCAGTACATCATCTTGGTGGAGGACGCTGCCGTGGCCCACTTCACCATGACGGACACTGCTGCCACATGGAACACCTCAGGCCGCCAGT AG